In Daphnia pulex isolate KAP4 chromosome 7, ASM2113471v1, one genomic interval encodes:
- the LOC124197506 gene encoding uncharacterized protein LOC124197506 — protein MASMAMAPMPYSPPMPYSPPMAYSPPMPYAAPAYAPPSYDAPYNNYESAPMQLAPLVDDVSAGGGGGGGGGIITKFLALPLIVVLPILIPIIVIVVVVAGGGGGGGGGNKPLLPLGGAATTTNAYNETAYYDESGYGNEYQDDNYNNDDNNSNRPHQGNNNRYRRQTETKKNIPATSSALPSMSVAQVERLTQVVYAALNSQECIQRLLCEVGSLSRSFSDSTRTVTKAVEEYVPDKLKDSFNIFAKAEKCEQFKCGSLKVKK, from the coding sequence ATGGCTTCAATGGCAATGGCCCCTATGCCTTATAGTCCTCCGATGCCTTATAGTCCTCCTATGGCTTACAGTCCTCCGATGCCTTATGCAGCCCCAGCTTACGCACCTCCGTCTTACGATGCCCCGTACAACAATTATGAATCTGCCCCGATGCAGTTGGCTCCTTTAGTCGATGATGTTTCCGCcggaggaggtggtggaggtggtggtggtataaTCACCAAATTCTTGGCGCTGCCACTGATCGTCGTGCTCCCCATTTTGATTCCCATCATCGtgatagttgttgttgtggcagGCGGCGGGGGTGGAGGTGGCGGCGGAAACAAACCACTACTTCCCCTTGGTggagcagcaacaacaaccaatgcATACAACGAGACTGCTTACTACGATGAAAGCGGCTATGGAAATGAGTATCAAGATGACAACTACAACAATGACGACAACAACTCCAACAGACCTCATcaaggcaacaacaaccgctACCGTCGTCAAACGGAGACCAAGAAGAACATTCCGGCCACTTCCTCGGCTCTTCCATCGATGAGCGTCGCCCAAGTCGAGCGGTTGACCCAGGTCGTCTACGCCGCATTGAATTCGCAGGAATGCATCCAGCGTCTCCTCTGTGAAGTCGGATCCTTGTCCCGCTCCTTTTCCGACTCAACTCGTACGGTAACCAAAGCTGTGGAGGAATACGTTCCAGACAAACTCAAAGACTCCTTCAACATCTTCGCTAAAGCGGAAAAATGCGAACAATTCAAATGTGGATCCCTCAAagtgaagaaatag
- the LOC124197491 gene encoding uncharacterized protein LOC124197491 — translation MAAYAPMPYSPSMPYAVPPPPSYALPPYAAQSTYGDSQSAPIPLAPLVVPGALEDTSAGGGGGGGGGMVTKFLALPLIVVLPILIPIIVIVVVVAGGGGGGGGGNKNPALGSAAAVPGKNENYESTPYYDDNSYGNDYQDNNNNYNDNRPHQGYNNRHRRQTEKNKNIPATSSALPSMSVAQVERLTQVVYAALNSQECIQRLLCEVGSLSRSFSDSTRTVTKAVEEYVPEKLKDSFNVFAKAEKCEQYKCGSLKAKK, via the coding sequence ATGGCTGCATACGCCCCGATGCCTTACAGTCCCTCGATGCCCTACGCagtcccaccaccaccatcctACGCACTTCCGCCTTACGCTGCCCAATCCACGTACGGAGATTCTCAATCCGCTCCGATCCCGTTGGCTCCGTTGGTCGTACCGGGCGCTCTTGAAGATACTTCCGCcggaggaggtggtggaggtggtggtggtatgGTCACCAAATTCTTGGCGCTGCCACTGATCGTCGTGCTCCCCATTTTGATTCCCATCATCGtgatagttgttgttgtggcagGCGGCGGAGGCGGTGGAGGTGGAGGTAATAAAAATCCAGCGCTTGGTTCCGCGGCAGCAGTACcagggaaaaatgaaaattacgaGTCGACTCCTTATTACGACGACAACAGCTATGGGAACGACTatcaagacaacaacaacaattacaACGACAACAGACCTCATCAAGGCTACAACAACCGCCACCGTCGTCAAACggagaagaacaagaacattCCGGCCACTTCCTCCGCTCTTCCATCGATGAGCGTCGCCCAAGTCGAGCGGTTGACCCAGGTCGTCTACGCCGCATTGAATTCGCAGGAATGCATCCAGCGTCTTCTCTGTGAAGTCGGATCCTTGTCCCGCTCTTTCTCCGACTCAACTCGTACGGTAACCAAAGCTGTGGAGGAATACGTTCCAGAAAAGCTCAAAGACTCCTTCAACGTCTTCGCTAAAGCGGAAAAATGTGAGCAGTATAAATGTGGATCCCTCAAAGcgaagaaataa